From Pseudomonas poae, the proteins below share one genomic window:
- a CDS encoding sugar ABC transporter substrate-binding protein, translating to MKFTAKTLLASTCMTACMTLSAVSLGAQTLTIATVNNSDMIRMQKLSKTFETEHPDIKLNWVVLEENVLRQRLTTDIATQGGQFDVLTIGMYEAALWGAKGWLEPMKDLPASYDLDDVFPSVRDGLSVKGSLYALPFYAESSITYYRTDLFKDAGLTMPEHPTWSQIGEFAAKLTDKSKEQYGLCLRGKAGWGENMALITTLANGYGARWFDEKWQPEFTGPEWKDALNFYVDTMKKSGPPGASSNGFNENLALFNSGKCAIWVDASVAGSFVTDKTQSKVADHVGFTFAPHEKTDKGTSWLYSWSLAIPTSSKAKDAAKVFTSWATSKEYGALVAKTDGVANVPPGTRKSTYSDEYMKAAPFAKVTLESLKVADPTKPTLKPVPYIGIQLVTIPEFQAIGTQVGKFFSGALTGQQTVDAALTAAQTTTEREMKRAGYPK from the coding sequence ATGAAGTTCACAGCAAAAACTCTGCTTGCCTCGACTTGCATGACAGCATGCATGACCCTCAGCGCCGTCAGTCTTGGCGCGCAAACCCTGACCATTGCCACCGTCAACAACAGCGACATGATCCGCATGCAAAAGCTCTCGAAAACCTTCGAGACCGAGCATCCGGACATCAAGCTGAACTGGGTGGTGCTCGAAGAAAACGTGCTGCGCCAGCGCCTCACCACTGACATCGCGACACAGGGCGGGCAGTTCGATGTGTTGACCATTGGTATGTACGAAGCTGCACTCTGGGGTGCGAAGGGCTGGCTGGAGCCGATGAAGGACCTACCGGCATCCTACGACCTCGACGATGTATTCCCTTCGGTGCGTGACGGTTTGTCCGTCAAGGGCTCGCTGTACGCCCTGCCGTTCTACGCCGAAAGCTCGATTACCTATTACCGCACCGATCTGTTCAAGGACGCCGGGCTGACCATGCCCGAGCACCCGACCTGGAGCCAGATCGGCGAATTCGCGGCCAAACTCACCGACAAGAGCAAAGAGCAATACGGCCTGTGCCTGCGCGGTAAAGCCGGTTGGGGCGAGAACATGGCGCTGATCACCACCCTGGCCAACGGCTACGGGGCGCGCTGGTTCGATGAGAAGTGGCAGCCTGAATTCACCGGCCCCGAGTGGAAGGATGCGCTGAACTTCTACGTCGACACTATGAAGAAATCCGGCCCGCCGGGTGCTTCCAGCAACGGTTTCAACGAAAACCTCGCGCTGTTCAACAGCGGCAAGTGCGCAATCTGGGTCGACGCCAGCGTGGCCGGCTCGTTTGTCACCGACAAGACCCAAAGCAAGGTCGCCGACCACGTAGGCTTTACCTTCGCCCCGCACGAAAAAACCGATAAGGGCACCTCGTGGCTGTACTCCTGGAGCCTGGCGATCCCCACCAGCTCCAAAGCCAAGGACGCCGCCAAAGTGTTCACCAGCTGGGCCACTTCCAAGGAATATGGCGCATTGGTCGCCAAGACCGACGGCGTTGCCAACGTACCGCCAGGTACGCGCAAGTCGACCTACAGCGACGAGTACATGAAGGCCGCACCGTTCGCCAAGGTCACCCTGGAATCACTGAAAGTCGCCGACCCGACCAAGCCGACCCTCAAGCCGGTGCCGTATATCGGTATCCAGTTGGTGACCATTCCTGAGTTCCAGGCGATTGGCACCCAGGTCGGCAAATTCTTCTCGGGCGCGCTGACCGGTCAGCAAACGGTCGATGCCGCATTGACCGCCGCACAGACCACCACCGAGCGTGAAATGAAGCGGGCCGGCTACCCCAAATAA
- the map gene encoding type I methionyl aminopeptidase, with protein sequence MIKTAAQLAVMRESGRLLAQVFSMLDGFVAAGRSTLELDSAVEAFIRNDLKARPASLGQYDYPFSINTSINEVVCHGMPSAKDVLKDGDIINIDITLEKGGFIADSSKMYMIGDVAPKARRLVEMTFEAMWAGIRQVKPGARLGDIGHAIQSHAQANGYSVVREYCGHGIGRQMHEEPQVLHFGRPGTGLELREGMVFTVEPMLNQGSAKVRSLKDGWTVVTKDNSLSAQWEHTVAVTADGFEVLTLQPAAS encoded by the coding sequence ATGATCAAGACCGCCGCCCAACTGGCTGTGATGCGTGAATCCGGGCGCTTGCTGGCCCAGGTGTTCAGCATGCTCGATGGTTTTGTCGCTGCCGGCCGCTCCACCCTGGAGCTGGACAGCGCCGTCGAAGCGTTTATCCGCAACGACTTGAAAGCCCGCCCCGCCAGCCTCGGGCAATACGACTACCCGTTCTCCATCAACACCTCGATCAACGAGGTAGTGTGCCATGGCATGCCCAGCGCCAAGGACGTGTTGAAGGACGGCGACATCATCAACATCGACATCACCCTGGAAAAAGGCGGCTTCATCGCCGACTCCAGCAAGATGTACATGATCGGCGACGTAGCACCCAAAGCCCGCCGCCTGGTGGAAATGACCTTCGAAGCCATGTGGGCCGGCATTCGCCAGGTCAAGCCCGGTGCGCGCCTGGGTGATATCGGCCACGCGATCCAGAGCCACGCGCAGGCCAATGGCTACAGCGTGGTACGTGAATACTGCGGCCATGGCATCGGGCGGCAGATGCATGAGGAGCCGCAGGTGCTGCACTTCGGCCGCCCGGGCACCGGCCTGGAACTGCGCGAAGGCATGGTGTTTACCGTCGAGCCGATGCTCAACCAGGGCAGCGCCAAAGTGCGCAGTCTGAAGGACGGCTGGACCGTGGTCACCAAGGACAACAGCCTGTCGGCGCAGTGGGAACATACCGTGGCGGTGACGGCGGATGGATTTGAGGTGCTGACCCTGCAACCCGCCGCCTCCTGA
- a CDS encoding DUF1652 domain-containing protein codes for MLSELELRSIIEGSFLPKRCECTKAEDASLTIKVYDDRDRDRVDLEVKGINADKLDSSRAICNLITGLREDLKHTHTPALQRAGGRGVY; via the coding sequence ATGCTTTCGGAATTAGAACTTCGCAGCATCATTGAAGGAAGTTTCCTGCCCAAGCGGTGCGAATGCACCAAAGCCGAAGATGCCTCGCTGACGATCAAGGTCTATGACGACCGCGACCGTGACCGGGTGGATTTGGAAGTCAAAGGTATAAACGCTGACAAACTCGACAGCAGTCGAGCTATTTGCAACCTGATCACCGGGTTGCGCGAAGACCTCAAGCACACCCATACACCCGCTCTGCAACGAGCGGGAGGGCGCGGCGTCTACTAG
- a CDS encoding RimK family protein, giving the protein MSAVQGHWREVSEQTVAATISNQGYFSAPPKVGSQVLIIVERKEDWASYFPSEDIVTAHEYLEQTRENETGKRVQVINLCRSYKYLGHGYYCSLLAEARGHKVIPSVRTISELTKKSLYGLALDDVDKTLDKALSHHLYSNTEGFTLTLYFGRTNIEPLQELARQLFEAFPCPILLVEFKKNNGWHVEGVKSGVLHKLRDDQEDQFAHALDNFSRKIWRQPRSRRLARYDLAILHDPQEQLPPSNARALENFIRVGKGLGIDVELIERKDYSRLAEYDALLIRETTSVDNHTYRFAKKAESEGLVVMDDPASILRCTNKVYLTDLLNSHRLGMPATEILYKERPQDFERVGERLGFPLVLKIPDGCFSRGVIKVESQEALLKATAELFEHSVLLLAQEFFYTEYDWRIGVLNRKPIFACQYFMSKGHWQIYNHKAIGQDINGECRTLAVHEAPKAVVELAVKTANLIGDGLYGVDLKQSGDKVVVIEVNDNPNLDAGIEDAYLQDDLYGLVLEEFVRRLELKRQGQVW; this is encoded by the coding sequence ATGTCGGCGGTACAAGGTCATTGGCGTGAAGTATCCGAGCAAACAGTCGCGGCGACAATAAGCAATCAGGGTTATTTTTCCGCTCCGCCCAAAGTGGGAAGCCAAGTTTTGATCATTGTCGAGCGCAAGGAAGATTGGGCCTCCTACTTCCCCAGCGAAGACATCGTCACCGCCCATGAATACCTCGAACAAACCCGTGAAAACGAGACCGGCAAGCGTGTGCAGGTGATCAACCTGTGCCGCAGCTACAAATACCTGGGGCACGGTTACTATTGCTCCTTGCTGGCCGAGGCGCGGGGGCACAAGGTGATTCCGTCGGTGCGCACCATCAGTGAATTGACTAAAAAGTCGCTGTATGGCCTGGCACTGGATGACGTGGATAAAACCCTCGATAAAGCCTTGAGTCATCATCTTTACAGCAATACCGAAGGCTTTACCCTGACCCTTTACTTCGGGCGAACCAATATAGAGCCGTTGCAGGAGTTGGCCCGTCAGTTGTTTGAAGCGTTTCCCTGTCCGATTCTGTTAGTTGAGTTTAAAAAGAATAACGGCTGGCACGTCGAGGGGGTCAAGTCCGGGGTGTTACATAAGTTGCGTGACGACCAGGAAGACCAGTTCGCCCACGCCCTCGACAACTTCAGCCGCAAGATCTGGCGCCAGCCACGCTCACGCCGCCTGGCGCGGTATGACCTGGCGATCCTGCACGATCCCCAGGAGCAACTGCCGCCGTCGAATGCTCGTGCCCTGGAAAATTTTATCCGGGTGGGCAAGGGGCTGGGCATCGATGTGGAGTTGATCGAGCGCAAGGACTACTCGCGACTGGCCGAGTACGACGCCTTGCTGATCCGCGAGACTACCAGCGTCGATAACCATACCTACCGTTTCGCCAAAAAAGCCGAAAGCGAAGGGCTGGTGGTGATGGACGACCCGGCGTCGATCCTGCGCTGTACCAACAAGGTCTACCTCACCGACCTGCTGAACAGCCATCGACTGGGCATGCCCGCCACCGAGATTCTGTACAAGGAGCGACCGCAAGATTTCGAGCGGGTCGGCGAGCGCCTGGGTTTCCCGCTGGTGTTGAAGATCCCCGATGGTTGTTTTTCACGTGGGGTGATCAAGGTGGAAAGCCAGGAGGCGCTGCTCAAGGCCACAGCTGAATTGTTCGAGCACTCGGTGCTGTTGCTGGCCCAGGAGTTTTTCTACACCGAGTACGACTGGCGCATCGGCGTGCTCAACCGCAAGCCGATCTTTGCCTGCCAGTACTTTATGTCCAAGGGCCATTGGCAAATCTACAACCACAAGGCCATCGGCCAGGACATCAACGGCGAATGCCGCACCCTGGCGGTCCATGAGGCGCCCAAGGCGGTGGTGGAGCTGGCGGTGAAGACCGCCAACCTGATCGGCGACGGCCTCTATGGGGTCGACCTCAAGCAATCCGGCGACAAGGTGGTGGTGATTGAGGTCAACGACAACCCCAACCTCGACGCGGGCATTGAAGATGCTTATTTGCAGGACGACCTGTATGGCCTGGTGCTGGAAGAGTTTGTGCGGCGCCTGGAATTGAAGCGCCAGGGCCAGGTCTGGTGA
- a CDS encoding mannitol dehydrogenase family protein, with translation MKLNKQNLSQLAPQVKTPAYAIASTTQGIAHIGVGGFHRAHQAYYTDALMNTGEGLDWSICGVGLRAEDRKARDDLAGQDYLFTLYELGDTDDTEVRVIGAISDMLLAEDSAQALIDKLASPEIRIVSLTITEGGYCIDDSNGEFMAHLPQIQHDLAHPNAPKTVFGFICAALTKRRAAGTPAFTVMSCDNLPHNGGVTRKALLAFAALHNGELHDWIKANVSFPNAMVDRITPMTSTAHRLQLHDEHAIDDAWPVVCEPFVQWVLEDKFVNGRPAWEKVGVQFTDDVTPYEEMKIGLLNGSHLALTYLGFLKGYRFVHETMNDPVFVAYMRAYMDLDVTPNLAPVPGIDLTAYKQTLVDRFSNQAIADQLERVCSDGSSKFPKFTVPTINRLIADGRETERAALVVAAWALYLKGVDEHGVAYKIPDPRAEFCQGLVSDDALISKRLLGVEEIFGTAIPNSPEFVAAFERCYASLRDNGVTDTLQQLLKKPA, from the coding sequence ATGAAACTGAATAAACAGAACCTCAGCCAACTGGCGCCGCAAGTCAAAACCCCGGCCTATGCCATTGCCAGCACCACGCAGGGCATCGCCCATATCGGCGTCGGCGGTTTCCATCGCGCCCATCAGGCGTATTACACCGACGCCTTGATGAATACCGGTGAAGGGCTGGACTGGAGCATCTGCGGCGTAGGCCTGCGCGCCGAGGACCGCAAGGCGCGTGATGACCTGGCCGGCCAGGACTACTTGTTTACCCTGTATGAACTGGGTGACACCGACGATACCGAGGTGCGCGTGATCGGCGCGATCAGCGACATGCTGCTGGCCGAAGACAGCGCCCAGGCGCTGATCGACAAGCTGGCCAGCCCCGAGATTCGCATCGTCTCGCTGACCATCACCGAAGGCGGCTATTGCATCGACGACAGCAACGGCGAGTTCATGGCCCACCTGCCGCAGATCCAGCACGACCTGGCGCACCCGAACGCGCCAAAAACCGTGTTCGGCTTTATCTGCGCCGCGCTGACCAAACGCCGCGCCGCCGGCACACCCGCCTTCACCGTCATGTCCTGCGACAACCTGCCGCACAACGGCGGCGTGACGCGCAAGGCGCTGCTGGCCTTCGCCGCCCTGCACAATGGCGAGCTGCACGACTGGATCAAGGCCAATGTGAGCTTCCCGAATGCCATGGTCGACCGCATCACGCCGATGACCAGCACCGCCCACCGCCTGCAACTGCACGACGAACATGCCATCGACGATGCCTGGCCGGTGGTGTGCGAGCCGTTTGTGCAATGGGTGCTGGAAGACAAGTTCGTCAACGGTCGCCCGGCCTGGGAAAAGGTCGGCGTGCAGTTCACCGACGACGTGACGCCCTATGAAGAAATGAAAATCGGCCTGCTCAACGGCAGCCACCTGGCCTTGACCTACCTGGGGTTTCTCAAGGGATACCGGTTTGTGCACGAAACCATGAACGACCCGGTGTTTGTCGCCTACATGCGCGCCTACATGGACCTGGACGTCACGCCCAACCTGGCGCCGGTGCCGGGTATCGACCTGACGGCGTACAAGCAGACCCTGGTCGACCGCTTTTCCAACCAGGCGATTGCCGACCAGCTGGAGCGGGTGTGTTCGGATGGTTCGTCGAAGTTTCCCAAGTTCACCGTACCGACCATCAATCGCCTGATTGCCGATGGCCGCGAGACCGAGCGTGCGGCGCTGGTCGTGGCAGCCTGGGCGTTGTATTTGAAGGGTGTGGATGAGCATGGCGTGGCGTACAAAATTCCCGACCCTCGAGCGGAGTTCTGCCAAGGACTGGTGAGCGACGATGCGCTGATCAGTAAACGGTTGCTGGGGGTCGAGGAGATTTTCGGCACGGCTATTCCCAACTCGCCTGAGTTTGTGGCAGCGTTTGAGCGGTGCTATGCAAGCCTGCGCGATAACGGCGTAACAGACACACTGCAGCAGCTCCTGAAGAAACCGGCTTAA
- a CDS encoding DUF2790 domain-containing protein — MKLRTLMLGGALALAAVSGLAQADDQTDAVKPVPYQYGMPMNIAKVLAMNETPTNDCKVIKANIKFLDKAGKVEDVSYRKMSEACDFQN; from the coding sequence ATGAAACTACGTACCTTAATGCTCGGCGGCGCGCTGGCGCTGGCAGCGGTATCGGGCCTGGCACAGGCTGACGATCAAACCGATGCGGTCAAACCTGTGCCCTACCAGTACGGCATGCCAATGAATATCGCCAAAGTCCTGGCCATGAACGAAACCCCGACCAACGACTGCAAAGTCATCAAGGCGAATATCAAGTTCCTCGACAAGGCCGGCAAAGTGGAAGACGTGAGCTATCGGAAAATGTCCGAAGCCTGCGATTTCCAGAATTGA
- a CDS encoding ParD-like family protein: protein MGIVKITDQLHEQLRLASAAMDRSINAQAEFWIKIGLLAELNPSLPYNELINKLLLDKPDLIRGRS, encoded by the coding sequence ATGGGCATCGTCAAGATCACCGACCAACTGCACGAACAATTACGCCTGGCCAGCGCCGCCATGGACCGCTCCATCAACGCCCAGGCCGAGTTCTGGATCAAGATCGGCCTGCTCGCCGAATTGAACCCCAGCCTGCCCTACAACGAGCTGATCAACAAACTGTTGCTGGACAAACCCGACCTGATCCGGGGGCGCAGTTAA
- the ugpC gene encoding sn-glycerol-3-phosphate ABC transporter ATP-binding protein UgpC, producing the protein MANLKIKNLQKGFEGFSIIKGIDLEVNDKEFVVFVGPSGCGKSTLLRLIAGLEEVTEGTIELDGRDITEVTPAKRDLAMVFQTYALYPHMSVRKNMSFALDLAGVDKKLVESKVNEAARILELGPLLERKPKQLSGGQRQRVAIGRAIVRNPKIFLFDEPLSNLDAALRVQMRLELARLHKELQATMIYVTHDQVEAMTLADKVVVLNSGRIEQVGSPLELYHQPANLFVAGFLGTPKMGFLKGKVTRVEGQGCEVQLDAGTTISLPLSGASLSVGSAVTLGIRPEHLEIASPGQTTLTVTADVGERLGSDTFCHVITATGEPLTMRIRGDMASQYGETLQLHLNPEHCHLFDTDGVAVARPLRAAA; encoded by the coding sequence ATGGCCAACCTGAAAATCAAGAATCTGCAAAAAGGCTTCGAAGGCTTTTCCATCATCAAAGGCATCGACCTGGAAGTGAACGACAAGGAGTTCGTGGTCTTCGTCGGCCCGTCGGGCTGCGGTAAATCCACCCTGCTGCGCTTGATTGCCGGCCTGGAAGAAGTCACCGAAGGCACCATCGAACTGGATGGCCGCGACATCACCGAAGTCACCCCGGCCAAGCGCGACCTGGCGATGGTGTTCCAGACCTACGCCCTGTACCCGCACATGAGCGTGCGCAAGAACATGTCGTTTGCCCTGGACCTGGCAGGCGTCGACAAGAAGCTGGTGGAGAGCAAGGTTAACGAAGCGGCGCGCATCCTCGAGCTGGGCCCGCTGCTGGAGCGTAAACCCAAGCAACTGTCCGGTGGCCAGCGCCAGCGCGTGGCCATCGGCCGGGCCATTGTGCGCAACCCGAAGATCTTCCTGTTCGACGAACCGCTGTCCAACCTCGACGCCGCCCTGCGCGTGCAGATGCGCCTGGAACTGGCGCGCCTGCATAAAGAGCTGCAAGCGACCATGATCTACGTGACCCACGACCAGGTCGAAGCGATGACGCTGGCCGACAAGGTGGTGGTGTTGAACAGCGGGCGTATCGAGCAGGTCGGCTCGCCGCTGGAGCTGTACCACCAGCCGGCCAACCTGTTTGTGGCGGGCTTTCTCGGCACGCCGAAGATGGGCTTTCTCAAAGGCAAAGTCACCCGCGTCGAAGGCCAGGGCTGCGAAGTACAACTGGACGCCGGCACCACCATCAGCCTGCCTCTGAGCGGCGCCAGCTTGAGCGTGGGCAGCGCGGTGACCCTGGGGATTCGCCCGGAGCACCTGGAAATTGCTTCACCCGGCCAAACCACCCTGACCGTCACCGCCGACGTCGGCGAACGCCTGGGCAGCGACACCTTTTGCCACGTCATCACCGCCACCGGCGAGCCGCTGACCATGCGGATTCGTGGCGACATGGCCAGCCAATACGGCGAAACGCTGCAGCTGCACCTGAACCCGGAGCACTGCCACCTGTTCGACACCGACGGCGTGGCCGTGGCCCGCCCACTGCGCGCTGCCGCCTGA
- a CDS encoding carbohydrate kinase: MYLVCGEALFDFFSEEEAGGQASKVNYKAIAGGSPFNVAVGLRRLGIEAGLFGGLSTDFLGRRLLQVLKDEGVDERFLVEFAAPTTLSMVAVGANGSPQYNFRGEGCADRLLEVAHLPVLGDDVRGLHVGSFSLVVQPIGDTLLSLVKRESGKRLISLDPNVRLNPQPDIQLWRERVAELVKHADLIKVSDEDLHLLYPDQSPESVLQGWLQHRCQLVFLTRGGDGASVFSRQHGSWSQPALKVVMADTVGAGDTFQAALIAWLTEQQLDSVEGLQQLSRAQIDTMLTFAIRAAALTCGKTGPDLPYRHQLD; the protein is encoded by the coding sequence ATGTATCTGGTGTGTGGCGAAGCGCTGTTTGATTTTTTCAGCGAGGAAGAGGCCGGCGGGCAGGCTTCGAAGGTCAATTACAAGGCGATTGCCGGGGGCTCACCGTTCAACGTCGCAGTCGGCTTGCGCCGCCTGGGTATCGAAGCCGGGCTGTTCGGCGGGTTGTCCACCGACTTCCTGGGCCGGCGCCTGTTGCAGGTGCTCAAGGATGAAGGCGTGGACGAGCGGTTCCTGGTGGAATTCGCTGCGCCGACCACCCTGTCGATGGTCGCCGTGGGCGCCAATGGCTCACCGCAGTACAATTTCCGCGGTGAAGGCTGCGCCGACCGGCTGCTGGAAGTCGCGCACCTGCCGGTACTCGGCGATGACGTGCGCGGGTTGCATGTCGGCTCGTTCTCCCTGGTGGTGCAGCCGATTGGCGACACCCTGCTGAGCCTGGTCAAGCGCGAAAGCGGCAAGCGCCTGATCAGCCTCGACCCCAACGTGCGCCTGAACCCGCAGCCGGATATCCAGCTATGGCGCGAGCGTGTCGCCGAACTGGTCAAGCATGCCGACCTGATCAAGGTCAGCGATGAAGACTTGCACCTGCTCTACCCCGACCAGTCGCCGGAAAGCGTGCTGCAAGGCTGGTTGCAGCACCGTTGCCAGCTGGTGTTCCTGACCCGTGGCGGCGATGGCGCCAGCGTGTTCAGTCGCCAGCATGGCAGTTGGTCCCAGCCGGCGCTGAAGGTGGTGATGGCCGATACGGTGGGGGCTGGCGATACCTTCCAGGCGGCGTTGATTGCATGGTTGACCGAGCAGCAGCTGGATTCGGTGGAGGGCTTGCAACAGCTTAGCCGTGCGCAGATTGACACGATGCTCACGTTCGCCATACGGGCGGCCGCCTTGACCTGTGGCAAGACCGGGCCGGATTTGCCGTATCGTCATCAGTTGGACTGA
- a CDS encoding carbohydrate ABC transporter permease, translated as MTLQQSRRLQSLLLGTLAWAIAILIFFPIFWMVLTSFKTEIDAFATPPQFIFTPTLENYLHINERSNYFSYAWNSVLISFSATALCLLISVPAAYSMAFYETKRTKGTLLWMLSTKMLPPVGVLMPIYLLAKSFGLLDTRIALIIIYTLINLPIVVWMVYTYFKDIPKDILEAARLDGATLWQEMVRVLLPIAKGGLASTVLLSLILCWNEAFWSLNLTSSNAAPLTALIASYSSPEGLFWAKLSAVSTLACAPILIFGWISQKQLVRGLSFGAVK; from the coding sequence ATGACGCTTCAACAATCCCGTCGCCTGCAAAGCCTGTTGCTCGGCACGTTGGCCTGGGCCATCGCGATCCTGATTTTCTTCCCGATCTTCTGGATGGTGCTGACCAGCTTCAAGACCGAAATCGACGCGTTCGCCACCCCGCCGCAGTTCATCTTCACGCCGACGCTGGAGAACTACCTGCACATCAACGAGCGCAGCAATTACTTCAGCTACGCCTGGAACTCGGTGCTGATCTCGTTCAGCGCCACCGCGCTGTGCCTGCTGATCTCGGTGCCGGCCGCTTACTCCATGGCGTTCTACGAAACCAAACGCACCAAGGGCACCCTGCTGTGGATGCTGTCCACCAAGATGCTGCCACCGGTGGGCGTGCTGATGCCGATCTACCTGCTGGCCAAGAGCTTTGGCCTGCTGGACACACGCATTGCGCTGATCATCATCTACACCCTGATCAACCTGCCGATTGTGGTGTGGATGGTTTACACCTACTTCAAGGACATCCCCAAAGACATCCTCGAAGCGGCGCGCCTGGACGGCGCGACCCTGTGGCAGGAAATGGTCCGGGTGCTGCTGCCGATCGCCAAGGGTGGCCTGGCCTCCACGGTGTTGCTGTCGCTGATCCTGTGCTGGAACGAGGCGTTCTGGTCGCTGAACCTGACCTCGTCGAATGCCGCGCCGCTGACCGCGCTGATCGCCTCCTACTCCAGCCCCGAAGGCTTGTTCTGGGCCAAATTGTCCGCCGTGTCGACCCTGGCCTGCGCGCCGATCCTGATTTTTGGCTGGATCAGCCAGAAACAGCTGGTGCGCGGTTTGTCCTTCGGCGCCGTGAAATAA
- a CDS encoding sugar ABC transporter permease: MNTTPKNRLANPGWFLVSPSVALLLLWMIVPLGMTLYFSLIRYNLLYPGENQFVGLENFTYFITDSGFLPGATNTLLLVGSVLLISVVFGVLISALLEASEFFGRGLVRVLLISPFFIMPTVGALIWKNLIFHPVSGILAAVWKFFGAEPVDWLAHYPLLSIIIIVSWQWLPFAILLLMTAMQSLDQEQKEAARLDGAGAIAIFWHLTLPHLARPIAVVVMIETIFLLSVFAEIFTTTNGGPGYASTNLAYLIYNQALVQFDVGMASAGGLIAVVIANIAAIILVRMIGKNLTDKP; the protein is encoded by the coding sequence ATGAATACAACGCCCAAAAACCGTCTGGCCAACCCCGGCTGGTTCCTCGTCAGCCCCTCGGTGGCCTTGTTGCTGCTGTGGATGATCGTGCCGCTGGGCATGACCCTGTACTTTTCGCTGATCCGCTACAACCTGCTCTACCCCGGTGAAAACCAATTCGTGGGGCTGGAGAACTTCACCTACTTCATCACCGACTCGGGCTTCCTGCCCGGCGCCACCAACACCCTGTTGCTGGTAGGCAGCGTGCTGCTGATCAGCGTGGTGTTCGGCGTGTTGATCAGTGCGTTGCTGGAGGCCAGTGAGTTCTTCGGCCGCGGCCTGGTGCGGGTGCTGTTGATTTCGCCGTTCTTCATCATGCCCACCGTCGGTGCGCTGATCTGGAAGAACCTGATTTTCCACCCGGTGTCGGGGATCCTTGCCGCCGTGTGGAAGTTCTTCGGCGCAGAACCCGTGGACTGGCTCGCGCACTACCCGTTGTTGTCGATCATCATCATTGTCTCGTGGCAGTGGCTGCCCTTCGCCATCCTGCTGCTGATGACCGCCATGCAGTCCCTCGACCAGGAACAAAAGGAAGCCGCACGCCTGGACGGCGCGGGCGCCATCGCGATTTTCTGGCACCTGACCCTGCCCCACCTGGCCCGCCCGATTGCCGTGGTGGTGATGATCGAAACGATCTTTCTGCTCTCGGTGTTCGCCGAAATCTTCACCACCACCAACGGTGGCCCCGGCTACGCCTCGACCAACCTCGCCTACCTGATCTACAACCAGGCGCTGGTGCAGTTCGACGTGGGCATGGCGTCGGCCGGCGGCTTGATTGCCGTGGTCATCGCCAATATCGCGGCGATCATCCTGGTGCGGATGATCGGCAAAAACCTGACTGACAAGCCTTGA